A genomic segment from Andrena cerasifolii isolate SP2316 chromosome 7, iyAndCera1_principal, whole genome shotgun sequence encodes:
- the LOC143371813 gene encoding stromal membrane-associated protein 1 has translation MTSRMEKERAKQIQEKCQNLLTQMLRDEDNKYCVDCDAKGPRWASWNLGIFLCIRCAGIHRNLGVHISKVKSVNLDTWTPEQVVSLQQMGNSRARAVYEANLPDSFRRPQTDCSLESFIRAKYEHKKYIAREWVPPILPKVNWDKELDEEAERQRRRKKESSKTSSNQAIFPPVKKPEVVPQLPKPKSSISPKPNRANNTATLDLLGLDAPAASQSNINGSGDDIFSSFLSAPPASVSSTSSSTSSLTTDSSTTVGKSEEESFFDQPAPSPQEKSKMTKDSILALYGTPSHQQSAMFGVPSGMYAQQSTVQYKQVPNMVAFGQQSSFPNQQSSLTQLNHLPAQMSVTTNQLPVNQNQMAVNPTSLGPVATSSLGNCMHIGQINQMNGVPNPAIAMQSQMMMQPGQSNISSNNGWSGMLTQNLQPAPGSNPFFNLTSQQQQPIAFGTQLPQQMSQLSLAGASFVGAPGNPAPAALPGQTLSTNLWQ, from the exons ATGACGTCCCGAATGGAAAAGGAACGTGCCAAACAGATCCAAGAGAAGTGTCAGAATCTACTGACACAGATGCTACGGGACGAAGACAACAAGTATTGTGTCGACTGCGATGCGAAAG GACCAAGGTGGGCTAGTTGGAATCTAGGTATATTCCTATGCATACGTTGTGCTGGAATACATAGAAATCTTGGAGTTCATATAAGCAAAGTTAAGTCTGTTAACTTAGATACATGGACACCGGAGCAAGTAGTG AGTTTACAGCAAATGGGCAATTCGCGAGCGAGAGCGGTGTACGAAGCGAACCTACCGGACAGTTTCCGAAGACCTCAAACAGACTGCAGCCTTGAAAGCTTCATTCGTGCGAAATATGAGCACAAAAAGTATATAGCTAGAGAATGggtgccaccaattttaccAAAG GTGAACTGGGATAAGGAACTCGACGAGGAAGCAGAAAGACAGCGTAGACGAAAAAAGGAGAGCTCTAAAACTTCTAGCAATCAAGCTATATTTCCTCCTGTAAAAAAGCCGGAGGTAGTGCCTCAGTTGCCGAAACCTAAGAGCTCTATCAGTCCTAAGCCAAATAGAGCGAATAATACTGCAACTTTAGACTTGCTGGGCCTAG ATGCTCCAGCAGCAAGTCAATCCAACATAAATGGCTCCGGTGATGATATATTCTCTTCCTTTTTATCCGCACCCCCAGCTTCGGTAAGTTCTACCAGTAGTAGTACTTCCAGCCTAACCACGGACTCATCGACGACCGTGGGTAAAAGCGAAGAGGAGAGTTTCTTCGATCAACCAGCACCGTCGCCtcaagaaaaaagtaaaatgacTAAAGATAGTATTCTGGCCTTGTACGGTACACCGAGCCATCAACAGTCAGCGATGTTCGGAGTTCCCA GTGGAATGTATGCTCAACAATCTACTGTTCAATATAAACAAGTACCGAACATGGTAGCGTTCGGCCAGCAGAGTAGTTTTCCAAATCAGCAAAGTTCCTTGACTCAACTGAATCACCTTCCTGCTCAGATGTCTGTTACAACTAATCAGTTACCCGTAAATCAGAATCAAATGGCGGTGAACCCTACCTCGCTAGGACCAGTGGCAACAAGTTCCTTAGGAAACTGCATGCACATAGGCCAGATAAATCAAATGAACGGCGTGCCTAATCCTGCCATTGCGATGCAATCTCAAATG ATGATGCAACCAGGACAGTCCAACATTAGTAGTAATAATGGATGGAGTGGGATGTTAACACAGAATCTTCAACCAGCTCCCGGCAGCAATCCTTTCTTCAACTTAACATCGCAGCAGCAGCAACCTATCGCCTTTGGTACTCAG TTACCGCAGCAAATGTCGCAGCTATCTTTAGCTGGTGCGAGTTTCGTAGGCGCACCTGGAAATCCCGCTCCCGCCGCACTCCCCGGGCAAACGCTCTCCACTAATTTGTGGCAGTAA